The Deinococcus carri DNA window GTGGGGGTTTCGTTCCAGGCGTGGTCCAGCAGGCGTTGCACGTCCTGCGCGCACTGGTCTTCCAGCCCGCGGACTTCCTGTTCCAGCAGACGGATGGCGCGGCGGAAGGCCTGGCGGTCCAGATCGGGCAGGCCACGTTCGATATTCCAGCGGCGCAGTTCGCACGTCAGGGTGGCGAGTTCGTAGGGATCGCCGCCGACCAGAATCTCGGTGACGCGGCGGTGGCGGGCGGCCCACTGGCGGGGCAGATTTAGGGTCTGGCTGTCCTGGAGCCGGCACAGCAGATCAGGCATATCGGCGGCGGTCAGGGCCGCGCGCATCCCCGCGCCCTGGGGTGCCCGGACCGGCACGAAGGCCCGGCTCGCCGTGTTGGGAAAGTCCACCTGATAGTAGACGTGGGTTTCCCCGGCGACCGGACGGTGGCAGGTGCCACTGACCACCCCGATGCCATAGGGAGGAAGAACGACGCGATCACCCGTGTGGAAGGACATTCTTTTCACCGTGGTCACCTCTGCTGCCGTGCGAAACCCTCAGACCGCAACCATCGAACACGCTCCCACGTTCGGCGTGGGGCCGGGCCTCCCCTCTTTCCCCCACCCTCTTCTCGCTGTTGGGGGCGGTCCCAGATGAAAGCAGCCCAGCACGGGGCTGGGCCGGAACATTCAGAGGGGGAAGGGGCGGGCCGGAAGAGCCATTGCCAGAGCGAACCGCAAGTCGAAAGGCTTACCTGTCCGCATGATTCTCACCTTAGCAGCCTTCTATGAGGCCTGCATCCCAGGTTGAGGGGGCAGCGGGCCAGGTTCTTCATCTGCCCGCTTCCCGGAGGGGCACCAGCAGCCCCAGCAGGGCGTCCAGGCTGAGGGCCAGCAGCGCGGCGAGGATGGCCCCGACCAGCGTCAGGCCCGTGTTCTGCTGCGAGAGGCCGTTAATGATGGGCACGCCCAGTCCCCCGGCTCCCAGGGCCGCGCCGACGGTCGCGGTGCCCACGTTGTAGACGGTGCTGGTGCGGACGCCCGCCAGCAGCACCGGCAGAGCCAGCGGCAGCTCGACCCGCCAGAGCCGCTGCCGCTCTGACATGCCCATGCCACGAGCGGCGTCCAGCAGGCCCCGGTCCACGGCCAGCAGCCCGGCGATGGCGTTGCCGATGACGGGCACCAGGCCATAGACGACCAGG harbors:
- a CDS encoding CarD family transcriptional regulator, which produces MSFHTGDRVVLPPYGIGVVSGTCHRPVAGETHVYYQVDFPNTASRAFVPVRAPQGAGMRAALTAADMPDLLCRLQDSQTLNLPRQWAARHRRVTEILVGGDPYELATLTCELRRWNIERGLPDLDRQAFRRAIRLLEQEVRGLEDQCAQDVQRLLDHAWNETPT